Proteins co-encoded in one Bremerella sp. TYQ1 genomic window:
- the rplU gene encoding 50S ribosomal protein L21: MYAIIQEDGKQIKVEQGQELRMDFRFEASAGDALTFENVLLVSGEDGVKVGKPTVEGASVKAEVLGVVQGEKLTIQKFRRRKNSKRKTGHRQVYTKVKISEIVA, encoded by the coding sequence ATGTACGCGATCATTCAAGAAGACGGTAAGCAAATCAAAGTCGAACAAGGTCAAGAGCTGCGGATGGACTTCCGCTTTGAGGCTTCGGCCGGCGATGCCCTGACGTTCGAGAACGTTCTGCTCGTTTCCGGCGAAGACGGCGTCAAAGTTGGCAAGCCGACCGTCGAAGGTGCTTCGGTCAAAGCGGAAGTTCTGGGTGTCGTCCAGGGCGAAAAGCTGACGATCCAGAAGTTCCGTCGTCGTAAAAACAGCAAGCGAAAGACGGGTCACCGTCAGGTCTACACGAAGGTGAAGATCAGCGAAATTGTCGCCTAG
- a CDS encoding penicillin acylase family protein, with product MEFPRLSRDISIERDEAGVPHVSAKTLDDALYGLGYMHATDRLTQILFARAIASGQAAESIAARDELLETDRFFRRVGLHRNQPKERDYWPEETQKQVQHYCSGVNDGMKAIGHTLPMWAIGFEAVPWDPVSVLYIGNLLSFGGLAVSQLENERIVIELIQAGGDEDALRELFPGRLEHVDFDLVRKVHHVRRMSDEALEVLMDLPRLAGSNAWVVGPSKTKSGSPILCSDPHLETNRLPAIWYEAVLKWNGDYAMGATLPGCPLFAVGRTKRVSWGVTYMKGDTTDFFIEEVRKSDEGTWQYRREDDWVDYTIRDEAIGCKGKPPETMRVFENPQGVLEVDPEQFGDGYYFSLAWTGTFPHSGMAIASWLDMLKAESTAEALDVAKQCPQPTLCWVVGDEYGNIGLQGNGRFPRRRHDASGLGPVAAWDARNHWQGTIAVDHLPRIYNPECGFIATANEDINEPDKPKFVSQTLPDYRKRRIVERLQTMDEVTLEQMQELQYDLLSIQAREILPILLPYAPDDLKVMLQGWDFRYAPESTAAVAFQRFYRNTLLEIFGHERGMGPRRTLYLVSRAGFSSMIIAACDEILKKEKSLWWQTRDKGEMIRTAGEKVLLEPETTWGQFNNFHFTDRFFGGSQVGRLLGFDSPKYPMPGCHATIFQGHVLQTATRESTFAPSYHFITDLSQDEAWTNLPGGPSESRFSWYYKSDVPLWLEGEYKRIAPKVEPTGTTLPEELPQIPPP from the coding sequence ATGGAATTTCCCCGGTTAAGCAGAGATATTTCGATCGAACGGGACGAAGCTGGTGTGCCGCATGTTTCGGCGAAAACACTAGACGATGCCTTGTACGGCTTGGGGTATATGCATGCCACCGATCGACTGACGCAAATTCTTTTTGCCAGGGCGATTGCTTCGGGGCAAGCGGCCGAGTCGATTGCGGCTCGAGACGAACTGCTCGAGACCGACCGATTCTTTCGCCGCGTCGGACTGCACCGCAATCAGCCGAAAGAGCGGGACTATTGGCCGGAAGAAACGCAGAAGCAAGTTCAGCATTATTGCAGCGGCGTGAACGACGGCATGAAGGCGATCGGCCATACGCTGCCGATGTGGGCGATTGGCTTTGAAGCGGTGCCGTGGGACCCCGTGTCGGTGCTGTACATCGGCAACCTGCTTAGCTTCGGCGGTTTGGCGGTTAGCCAGCTGGAGAACGAGCGGATCGTGATCGAACTGATTCAAGCGGGCGGCGACGAAGACGCTTTGCGAGAGCTCTTTCCCGGTCGCTTGGAGCACGTCGACTTCGACTTAGTGCGGAAAGTCCACCACGTGCGGCGGATGTCGGACGAGGCGTTGGAAGTGTTGATGGATCTGCCGCGGCTGGCCGGCAGCAACGCTTGGGTCGTTGGGCCTTCGAAAACGAAAAGCGGCAGCCCGATCTTATGTTCCGATCCCCATCTGGAAACCAACCGTTTGCCGGCCATTTGGTACGAAGCGGTCCTGAAGTGGAACGGCGACTACGCGATGGGGGCGACTTTGCCAGGCTGTCCGCTGTTCGCTGTCGGCCGCACCAAAAGGGTCAGCTGGGGTGTCACCTACATGAAAGGGGACACGACCGATTTCTTCATTGAGGAAGTTCGCAAGTCGGACGAGGGGACCTGGCAGTATCGCCGCGAAGATGATTGGGTCGACTATACCATTCGCGACGAAGCGATCGGCTGCAAAGGAAAGCCGCCGGAAACGATGCGCGTTTTCGAGAATCCACAAGGCGTGCTCGAGGTCGATCCCGAACAGTTCGGCGACGGCTATTACTTCTCGCTGGCGTGGACGGGGACGTTTCCGCATTCCGGAATGGCGATTGCCTCGTGGCTCGATATGTTGAAAGCGGAAAGCACCGCCGAAGCACTTGACGTGGCCAAGCAGTGCCCGCAGCCGACGTTGTGCTGGGTGGTCGGCGACGAGTATGGCAACATCGGATTGCAGGGCAACGGCCGCTTTCCTCGGCGGCGGCACGATGCATCGGGGCTTGGTCCTGTGGCAGCGTGGGACGCGCGAAACCATTGGCAAGGAACGATCGCTGTCGATCACCTTCCGCGGATTTATAACCCGGAATGTGGCTTCATCGCGACCGCCAACGAAGACATCAACGAGCCAGACAAGCCGAAGTTTGTCAGTCAGACGCTGCCCGACTATCGCAAGCGGCGAATCGTCGAGCGGTTGCAGACGATGGACGAAGTGACGCTCGAACAGATGCAAGAACTGCAGTACGACTTGCTGAGCATCCAAGCGCGAGAGATCTTGCCGATCTTGCTGCCGTATGCTCCGGATGATTTGAAAGTGATGCTCCAAGGGTGGGACTTTCGCTACGCACCTGAGAGCACCGCGGCGGTGGCATTTCAGCGGTTTTATCGCAATACGCTGCTGGAGATCTTCGGTCACGAACGAGGCATGGGACCGCGACGGACGTTGTACTTGGTCTCGCGGGCCGGGTTTTCAAGCATGATCATCGCGGCGTGCGACGAGATCTTAAAGAAAGAGAAGTCGCTCTGGTGGCAGACTCGCGACAAAGGAGAGATGATCCGCACCGCTGGCGAAAAGGTATTGCTGGAACCGGAAACGACGTGGGGGCAGTTCAACAACTTCCACTTCACCGATCGTTTCTTCGGCGGTAGCCAGGTCGGTCGATTGCTGGGATTCGACAGCCCGAAATATCCAATGCCTGGCTGCCATGCGACTATCTTTCAGGGGCATGTACTTCAGACGGCAACGCGCGAATCGACATTCGCACCAAGTTACCACTTCATTACCGACTTAAGCCAGGACGAAGCGTGGACCAACTTGCCCGGCGGGCCAAGTGAAAGCCGGTTCTCGTGGTATTACAAAAGCGATGTACCACTGTGGCTGGAAGGGGAATACAAGCGGATCGCGCCGAAGGTCGAGCCTACAGGGACCACCCTGCCAGAAGAATTACCACAAATACCACCCCCATAA
- a CDS encoding RND family transporter — MNKLFERWIALRWPLLAIGIALTVGAIFLGQGLAFDRSIENMFAAEDPLIESHERFNRIFGGNEVVMGVYLDDELFAPQGAGLTRVREVRKQIEELPGVREVLTLDRDITRDFVLDPKSGAGKQLKQMFAGYTHNTDGNIVALPIQLTPKSEATVSRVELIAQLRAIFDELPGGMITGEPVMVVDGFRYVEEDGQRLGWATSLLLACVILLVFRSIRWVIIAIVVVQVTLRWTHATLALSGLQLSMVSSMLTAIVTVIGVATVVHYILRFRQYRDEGQAPNEALASASQYLLAPVFWACATDAVGFSALLITNVGPVHDFGVMMAVGAMLVLPAVLVFLPGLVLLGSPVGVDPAKPWGDAKLSSALSRTVDAIVRRPVLLMVLILAAFAISLWGGSRLEVESDFTKNFRESTPVVQAYSFVEDELGAAGVWDVAIPAPQQLTWEYIQEVQQLEERLRDEVPELTKVLSMADVMAAMMKEVEANSFFPLPKYTLIRMGMTKLKDELPKTLDSLYSEDDQRPGEYWFRIMLLSKERQDAATKQRTIEAVRRVMADYHAQRMAAEKPKEELDPVFVVHEDEPIVSGFFVLLTHLIDSLIRDQWRSFALAIVGIGITMSLAFRSVKFALLALIPNVLPILMVTGAFGLLGYRINMGAAMIAAVSMGLGVDASIHYIYGFQRSLASGRSPSEALVDVQQSVGKAVIFATFALIAGFSVLCVSDFVPTIYFGVLVGLTMLGALAGNLIILPLLIKLFVIGRTTPAAQAES; from the coding sequence GTGAATAAGTTGTTTGAAAGATGGATCGCCCTTCGCTGGCCTTTGCTGGCGATCGGAATTGCGCTGACGGTTGGGGCTATTTTCCTCGGGCAAGGGCTCGCGTTCGATCGCTCGATCGAAAACATGTTCGCCGCCGAAGATCCCCTGATCGAGTCGCACGAGCGGTTCAATCGAATCTTCGGCGGTAACGAAGTCGTGATGGGCGTCTATCTCGACGACGAACTCTTCGCTCCCCAAGGTGCCGGACTCACTCGCGTTCGCGAAGTTCGGAAACAAATCGAAGAACTGCCTGGCGTCCGCGAGGTGCTTACTCTTGATCGTGACATCACGCGAGACTTCGTGCTCGATCCCAAGTCGGGCGCTGGGAAACAGCTGAAGCAAATGTTTGCCGGCTACACGCACAATACCGATGGCAACATCGTCGCATTACCAATTCAGCTGACTCCGAAAAGTGAAGCGACCGTCAGTCGGGTCGAATTGATCGCACAGCTTCGGGCAATCTTCGACGAGCTTCCTGGCGGAATGATCACCGGCGAACCGGTCATGGTGGTCGATGGCTTCCGTTATGTCGAAGAGGATGGCCAGCGGTTGGGCTGGGCCACTTCATTGCTGTTGGCTTGTGTCATTCTGCTCGTTTTTCGCAGCATCCGCTGGGTGATCATTGCGATCGTTGTCGTTCAGGTCACCCTTCGGTGGACGCATGCGACGCTGGCGTTAAGTGGCCTTCAGCTAAGCATGGTCAGCTCGATGCTGACAGCGATTGTCACCGTGATCGGGGTGGCGACCGTCGTGCATTACATCTTGCGATTTCGGCAATATCGCGACGAAGGGCAGGCACCCAACGAGGCACTCGCTTCCGCGTCGCAGTACCTTCTCGCCCCGGTCTTCTGGGCATGTGCGACCGATGCCGTTGGGTTCTCGGCACTGCTAATCACCAACGTCGGTCCGGTGCATGACTTCGGCGTGATGATGGCGGTCGGTGCAATGCTGGTGCTTCCGGCCGTGTTGGTATTCCTGCCTGGCTTAGTGCTGCTTGGCAGTCCCGTGGGTGTCGATCCGGCGAAACCGTGGGGCGATGCCAAGCTTAGTTCTGCTCTTTCGCGAACGGTCGACGCCATCGTCCGGCGCCCGGTGCTGCTGATGGTTCTAATTCTGGCCGCGTTTGCCATTTCCCTTTGGGGGGGCTCGCGACTGGAGGTCGAAAGCGACTTCACCAAAAACTTCCGCGAGTCGACTCCCGTCGTTCAAGCCTACTCATTTGTCGAGGACGAACTGGGGGCCGCCGGCGTCTGGGACGTCGCCATTCCCGCCCCGCAGCAGCTGACTTGGGAATACATTCAGGAAGTTCAGCAGCTGGAAGAGCGTCTTCGTGACGAGGTCCCGGAGCTGACCAAAGTGCTCAGCATGGCCGACGTGATGGCGGCGATGATGAAGGAAGTTGAAGCGAACAGCTTCTTTCCACTGCCGAAGTACACCCTGATTCGGATGGGGATGACGAAGTTAAAGGACGAGCTTCCGAAAACGCTCGACTCGCTTTACTCCGAGGACGACCAGCGGCCGGGCGAATATTGGTTTCGGATCATGCTCCTTTCCAAAGAGCGTCAGGATGCCGCGACGAAGCAGCGGACGATTGAAGCGGTTCGCCGCGTCATGGCCGACTACCATGCTCAGCGAATGGCCGCCGAAAAGCCGAAGGAAGAGCTAGACCCCGTGTTTGTCGTTCACGAGGACGAGCCGATTGTCAGCGGGTTCTTTGTGCTGCTGACTCATCTGATCGACAGTCTGATTCGCGATCAGTGGCGGTCGTTTGCACTAGCGATCGTGGGTATCGGCATCACCATGTCACTTGCGTTTCGCAGCGTGAAGTTCGCGCTGCTGGCTCTCATTCCGAATGTCCTGCCGATCTTGATGGTGACGGGGGCGTTCGGGCTGCTGGGGTATCGAATCAACATGGGAGCGGCGATGATCGCAGCCGTATCGATGGGGCTGGGGGTCGACGCTTCGATTCACTACATCTACGGTTTTCAGCGAAGCCTGGCCAGCGGTCGGTCGCCGAGCGAAGCCCTGGTGGATGTGCAACAGAGCGTAGGCAAGGCCGTCATCTTCGCCACGTTCGCGCTCATCGCCGGCTTCAGCGTGCTGTGCGTCAGCGACTTCGTGCCGACCATCTACTTCGGGGTTTTGGTTGGGCTAACCATGTTAGGGGCGTTGGCAGGAAACCTGATCATCTTGCCGCTGCTGATCAAGCTGTTTGTGATTGGCCGAACCACCCCCGCCGCCCAGGCGGAAAGCTAA
- a CDS encoding carbohydrate ABC transporter permease encodes MQDRPHSSDSADTAARISRRHTRSWLTAISFASPWLVGLLALFVYPFVVSLYWSFCRYDLINPPRFVGTENYEQLATEFATGTGIAHALWNTGYYAFLSVPLSIVLGVGLATLLSCDIRGQSIFRTLFYLPSVIPVVAASILWMWLLNPADGLVNSVLGSLGLWQPQWFASPEELVSTHSFSPAAWQNNSAPIGSKDALILMSLWGMGNFMVIYLAAIGDIPKSLYEAARIDGAGPIRRFTHVTLPLLTPIIFFNLVMGLIQSVQAFTQIYIVSEGRGAPADSTLVISLHLFLSAFQHLNMGYASAVAWLLFTLLGIATWFLFRTSRRWVYEGVR; translated from the coding sequence TTGCAAGATCGCCCCCACAGCTCTGATAGCGCCGATACGGCAGCACGGATATCACGTCGTCATACGCGTTCGTGGCTTACCGCGATTAGCTTCGCCAGCCCCTGGTTGGTGGGACTCTTGGCTTTGTTCGTCTATCCGTTTGTCGTATCGCTTTACTGGAGTTTCTGCCGGTACGACTTGATCAATCCCCCTCGCTTCGTGGGGACAGAAAACTACGAACAGCTCGCCACCGAGTTCGCTACCGGAACCGGAATTGCCCATGCCCTGTGGAACACCGGATACTACGCGTTTCTTTCGGTGCCCTTGTCGATCGTTTTGGGGGTCGGCCTGGCAACGCTTCTTTCCTGCGACATCCGCGGGCAATCGATCTTCCGCACCCTCTTTTACCTGCCGTCGGTCATTCCAGTGGTCGCGGCAAGCATTCTGTGGATGTGGCTCTTGAATCCGGCCGATGGGCTCGTGAATTCGGTCCTCGGTTCGCTCGGCCTCTGGCAGCCGCAATGGTTTGCCTCGCCGGAAGAGTTGGTCTCAACGCACTCCTTCTCGCCTGCAGCATGGCAGAATAATTCCGCGCCGATCGGCTCGAAGGATGCCCTCATCCTGATGAGCCTCTGGGGCATGGGCAACTTCATGGTGATTTACCTGGCCGCGATCGGCGACATCCCGAAGTCGCTTTACGAGGCGGCTCGGATCGACGGCGCAGGGCCCATTCGCCGGTTCACCCATGTCACGCTGCCGCTGCTCACGCCGATCATCTTCTTCAATCTAGTAATGGGACTGATCCAATCGGTCCAAGCGTTCACCCAAATTTATATCGTCAGCGAAGGCCGCGGAGCCCCCGCCGATTCCACGCTGGTGATCAGCCTCCACTTGTTCCTCAGCGCGTTTCAGCATCTGAACATGGGGTACGCCTCGGCAGTGGCGTGGCTGCTGTTTACCCTGCTGGGCATCGCCACATGGTTCCTCTTCCGCACATCCCGCCGCTGGGTCTACGAAGGAGTCCGCTGA
- a CDS encoding diacylglycerol kinase, whose translation MKNAMTPQGWIRKFRLAFSGLFWAIRTEGSFVVHIPAALLALALAGFLQFELTRWAMLLMTIGFVLVAELINTSLESLGRAIDKNPDENIRIALDVGSAAVLTSSMFAVVVGVLLYWQPFWLWWNGA comes from the coding sequence ATGAAAAACGCAATGACTCCCCAAGGCTGGATTCGCAAATTCCGCTTAGCCTTCTCTGGCCTATTTTGGGCGATCCGAACGGAAGGAAGCTTCGTCGTTCACATTCCCGCGGCACTACTTGCTTTGGCGCTAGCAGGCTTTCTGCAATTTGAACTCACACGCTGGGCAATGCTGCTAATGACAATCGGCTTCGTACTGGTCGCGGAACTCATCAACACGTCGCTGGAAAGCCTTGGCAGAGCGATCGACAAAAATCCGGACGAGAATATACGGATAGCCCTCGATGTCGGTAGCGCAGCGGTGCTGACTTCAAGCATGTTTGCTGTCGTCGTTGGCGTGCTGCTTTACTGGCAACCGTTTTGGCTGTGGTGGAATGGAGCGTAG
- a CDS encoding Rne/Rng family ribonuclease, translating into MKKEMLINVSQPEECRIAIVEDGILEEFYLERTSQENFVGNIYKGVVVNLEPSIQAAFVDFGVGKNGFLHISDVEPQYFRQGGYDPAAQYDRPEDLAASRFGSDFGDDDEDGDEGDDEGPSSGGTKTQQRRGRRQRPGARPRVKPPIQEIFKRGDEVLVQVIKEGIGNKGPTLSTYISIPGRYLVLMPALGRVGVSRKIDDDQVRRRLRGTLLDLDPPKGLGFIVRTAGQDRTKKDLSRDMAYLLRLWRLIVRRIRKSTGPCEIYEESDMIIRTIRDIFAADVDAIYIDRQEQYEAAKEFLQLVMPRFVDRLHQHDAKEALFRKYNLDEEIAKIHQREVPLSRGGSIVIDQTEALVAIDVNSGNFRYDGSSEEAAYQLNLLAAKEIARQLRLRDLGGVIVNDFIDMRREKHRSNVERALKDAVKRDRARTKILRTSPFGLIEMTRQRVRPSLKRSIFRDCPCCNGRGVVKSSESMAIEVTRVLIAAAQQPKAAQINCRVNEEVAAYLNNKKRREIALIEDDNRVVVHIIGSESVFPEHVEVECKDAEGRRVYMADPHDTSRNGRR; encoded by the coding sequence ATGAAAAAAGAGATGCTGATCAACGTATCGCAGCCGGAAGAATGCCGGATTGCGATCGTGGAAGATGGAATTCTGGAAGAGTTCTATCTTGAACGGACCAGCCAAGAGAACTTTGTCGGCAATATCTACAAGGGTGTTGTCGTCAATCTAGAGCCAAGCATTCAAGCTGCCTTTGTCGATTTCGGCGTTGGCAAAAATGGCTTTCTGCACATCAGCGACGTCGAGCCGCAATACTTCCGCCAAGGGGGCTACGATCCAGCGGCCCAATACGATCGCCCAGAGGATCTCGCCGCTTCTCGATTTGGAAGTGATTTCGGCGATGATGACGAAGACGGTGATGAGGGCGACGATGAGGGCCCATCCAGTGGTGGCACCAAAACGCAGCAGCGTCGCGGACGCCGCCAGCGTCCTGGGGCACGTCCACGCGTAAAGCCACCGATTCAAGAGATCTTCAAGCGAGGCGATGAAGTCCTCGTGCAAGTCATCAAAGAAGGAATCGGCAACAAGGGACCAACGCTGTCGACCTATATCAGCATTCCCGGACGTTACTTGGTGCTGATGCCAGCCCTCGGACGCGTTGGCGTTTCGCGAAAGATCGACGACGACCAGGTTCGCCGCCGTCTGCGTGGCACGCTCTTGGATCTTGATCCGCCGAAGGGGCTTGGGTTCATCGTTCGTACTGCAGGGCAGGACCGGACCAAGAAGGACCTGTCGCGTGACATGGCATATCTGCTGCGGTTGTGGCGACTGATTGTTCGCCGAATTCGCAAGTCGACGGGACCGTGCGAAATTTACGAAGAGAGCGACATGATCATCCGCACCATTCGCGATATTTTCGCGGCGGATGTCGACGCCATCTATATCGATCGCCAGGAACAGTACGAAGCTGCCAAGGAGTTTCTGCAGCTAGTTATGCCGCGATTTGTTGATCGCCTGCATCAGCATGATGCCAAGGAAGCTTTGTTCCGCAAATACAACTTGGACGAAGAGATCGCCAAGATTCACCAGCGAGAAGTTCCTCTCTCGCGAGGTGGTTCGATTGTGATCGACCAAACCGAAGCGTTGGTCGCCATCGACGTGAATAGCGGTAACTTCCGCTACGATGGAAGCTCGGAAGAAGCTGCCTACCAGTTGAACTTGCTGGCGGCCAAGGAAATCGCTCGCCAACTGCGACTGCGTGACTTGGGGGGCGTGATTGTCAACGACTTCATCGACATGCGTCGCGAAAAGCACCGCTCGAACGTGGAGCGGGCACTGAAGGACGCTGTGAAGCGAGATCGTGCTCGTACCAAGATTTTGCGAACGAGCCCGTTTGGTTTGATCGAGATGACTCGCCAGCGAGTTCGCCCAAGTCTCAAGCGGAGCATCTTCCGCGATTGTCCTTGCTGTAACGGCCGTGGCGTCGTGAAGTCTTCGGAAAGCATGGCGATCGAGGTCACTCGCGTTCTGATCGCAGCTGCTCAGCAGCCTAAAGCGGCCCAGATTAACTGCCGCGTGAACGAGGAAGTCGCTGCCTATCTGAACAACAAGAAACGCCGCGAGATCGCCCTGATCGAGGACGACAATCGCGTGGTGGTTCACATCATCGGCAGCGAGTCTGTTTTTCCAGAACATGTCGAAGTGGAATGCAAGGATGCCGAAGGCCGCCGCGTCTACATGGCCGATCCTCACGATACGTCTCGCAATGGTCGGCGTTAA
- a CDS encoding carbohydrate ABC transporter permease, with protein MKWYQKSSIYVLLIFFVTIYSLPLLVMLSGSLKSPTEIQANPNQLIPEAWHWENYVTAIQSMPFWQYLSNTLVLCGGSVAGTLLSCSMAAYAFAKLKWWGRDKLFAVLIGTMLLPWHVTMIPRFLLLREVGLYNTLGALIVPTFLGDAFSIFLLRQFFRTIPEEISEAARIDGLSEWGIYWRVILPMSVPALATVGLFQFVAAWNDFSGPLLFLSDKEKFPLAYGLEQFVSSYADQTHLLLAAATLFTLPIVVLFFFAQKTFLKGIATTGLKD; from the coding sequence ATGAAATGGTATCAAAAGTCGTCGATTTACGTGCTGCTGATCTTTTTCGTGACGATCTACAGCTTGCCGCTGCTGGTGATGTTATCCGGCTCGCTGAAGTCGCCGACGGAAATCCAAGCCAACCCGAATCAGTTGATCCCCGAGGCTTGGCACTGGGAAAACTACGTCACTGCGATCCAGTCGATGCCGTTCTGGCAGTACCTCTCCAACACGTTGGTGCTGTGCGGCGGATCGGTCGCGGGTACGCTCCTTTCCTGCTCGATGGCGGCCTACGCGTTCGCAAAGCTGAAATGGTGGGGCCGTGACAAGCTGTTCGCCGTGCTGATCGGCACGATGCTGCTGCCGTGGCATGTGACGATGATCCCACGTTTTCTGCTGCTGCGGGAAGTGGGGCTGTACAACACGCTAGGCGCGTTGATTGTGCCGACATTTCTGGGAGATGCGTTTTCGATTTTCCTGCTGCGGCAGTTCTTCCGCACCATTCCGGAAGAGATTAGCGAAGCGGCGCGGATTGATGGTCTTTCCGAGTGGGGCATTTATTGGCGCGTCATCTTGCCGATGTCGGTGCCGGCATTGGCGACCGTCGGCTTGTTTCAGTTCGTCGCCGCGTGGAATGACTTCAGCGGCCCGCTCCTGTTTTTGAGCGACAAAGAGAAGTTCCCCCTGGCGTACGGCTTGGAACAGTTCGTCAGCAGCTACGCCGACCAAACCCATTTGCTGCTGGCCGCGGCCACGTTATTCACGCTGCCGATCGTGGTGCTGTTCTTCTTCGCCCAAAAGACCTTCCTGAAAGGCATCGCCACCACCGGTCTGAAAGACTAA
- a CDS encoding extracellular solute-binding protein, translating to MPQAFSFRGWLTVVAIGLVAIGLLVSRPYLTASQSPKPQDREEVVFWHFWGGADRAIVEDVAQRFNASQTDYFVRPIAMPGNNLDLKFFLSVTGGDPPDLLNIDDPVIADWGHRGAILALDEVAPAEEVERLKAWLFPAARRLVTYEDRLYGVPNGLDIRALYVNETMLAEYGLSPPQTTADLDHIAETIAPPDQSEAYQRHGYLPDSRRIWAWGPVFGGQFYDAADGNVTLTSPEIESALAWMVSYRNRYGPSEIARFRHGDQSLPGKTFPLFAGRYAVVMDGQWRVRDIRAFQKSQQEKGEAVTQFNAIPLPPPPGGKSNAGWVNGNNFVIPRGAKSSPGAWQFIKFWCGFDGQEADAAQTCVAGGWIPVSQHVVDQPTFQTFLNEEPLFRTFIQLAGSENQYPVPVIPGAPYFNNEVKNLAESAMSSSSEPDLSQMLKQAEARIQSHIDRARTEP from the coding sequence ATGCCCCAGGCTTTTTCATTTCGCGGTTGGTTGACTGTCGTGGCGATTGGGTTGGTCGCGATTGGCCTGCTCGTCTCGCGGCCATACCTCACCGCTTCCCAGTCGCCAAAGCCCCAGGACCGCGAAGAGGTGGTCTTCTGGCACTTCTGGGGCGGAGCCGATCGGGCCATTGTCGAAGACGTCGCACAGCGATTTAACGCGTCGCAAACCGACTACTTCGTTCGCCCCATTGCGATGCCTGGCAACAACTTGGATTTAAAATTCTTCCTCAGCGTCACCGGCGGCGATCCGCCTGATTTGCTGAACATCGACGACCCGGTGATTGCCGATTGGGGCCATCGCGGAGCCATCCTGGCTCTGGACGAAGTTGCCCCCGCCGAGGAAGTCGAGCGGCTGAAGGCCTGGCTTTTTCCGGCCGCACGCCGGCTGGTCACCTACGAAGATCGTCTGTACGGCGTACCGAACGGGCTCGATATCCGGGCCCTCTACGTCAACGAAACGATGCTCGCCGAGTATGGTCTATCGCCTCCGCAAACGACCGCCGATTTAGACCACATCGCTGAAACGATTGCTCCGCCCGATCAATCCGAAGCCTATCAGCGGCATGGCTACCTGCCTGACTCGCGGCGAATCTGGGCTTGGGGCCCTGTCTTCGGTGGGCAGTTTTACGATGCGGCCGATGGCAACGTGACGCTGACTTCGCCCGAAATCGAATCGGCGTTGGCATGGATGGTCAGCTATCGCAATCGATATGGTCCTTCCGAAATCGCTCGCTTCCGCCATGGCGATCAGTCGCTGCCTGGCAAAACGTTTCCGCTCTTCGCAGGGCGGTATGCCGTGGTGATGGATGGCCAATGGCGCGTGCGCGACATCCGTGCGTTTCAAAAGTCGCAACAAGAAAAGGGAGAAGCGGTCACGCAGTTCAATGCCATTCCCCTGCCGCCACCTCCCGGAGGCAAGTCGAACGCTGGCTGGGTGAACGGCAACAACTTTGTCATCCCGCGCGGAGCCAAGTCATCGCCAGGAGCCTGGCAGTTCATCAAGTTCTGGTGCGGCTTCGATGGCCAGGAAGCAGACGCCGCGCAGACGTGTGTCGCCGGCGGCTGGATCCCCGTTTCGCAGCACGTCGTCGATCAGCCGACATTCCAAACATTCCTGAACGAAGAGCCTCTGTTCCGCACGTTCATCCAATTAGCCGGCAGCGAAAACCAATACCCGGTTCCCGTCATTCCTGGGGCTCCTTACTTCAACAACGAGGTCAAAAACCTCGCCGAATCGGCTATGTCGAGTTCTTCGGAGCCTGATCTTTCGCAGATGCTCAAGCAGGCCGAAGCGAGAATTCAGTCGCATATCGATCGCGCGAGGACCGAGCCATGA
- a CDS encoding DUF6677 family protein: MSNDAGSSPKTPAKDPFAPVPVDLKNPSTAIFLAWLIPGAGHLYQGRRGKGILFLVCILSIYFLGLSMGGGRVVYAKWDNEEKRLPLICQLGVGLPTLPALAQALLVRQKRDPIEIGGARIMAPPAKGEMSDLHRKYGYLFEMGTLYTMIAGLLNVLVIYDAGAGPVWMVPDSEKKKRAKKNDAANNDTSEADSSKPETAST; the protein is encoded by the coding sequence ATGTCGAATGACGCCGGGTCCAGCCCCAAGACTCCCGCAAAAGATCCTTTCGCCCCTGTTCCTGTCGATCTGAAGAATCCTTCGACAGCGATCTTCCTGGCTTGGCTAATCCCCGGCGCCGGCCACCTTTACCAAGGTCGCCGCGGCAAAGGTATTTTGTTTCTTGTTTGTATCCTCTCGATCTACTTCCTCGGCTTGTCGATGGGGGGCGGACGGGTGGTTTACGCAAAATGGGACAACGAGGAAAAACGACTGCCGCTGATTTGCCAGCTCGGCGTCGGCTTGCCGACTCTGCCGGCGCTCGCCCAGGCCTTGCTCGTGCGACAAAAGAGGGACCCAATCGAAATCGGTGGCGCACGAATCATGGCCCCGCCTGCCAAAGGCGAGATGTCGGACTTGCACCGAAAGTATGGCTACCTGTTCGAGATGGGTACGCTCTACACGATGATTGCCGGCTTGTTGAATGTGCTGGTGATTTACGATGCCGGAGCCGGCCCGGTGTGGATGGTTCCCGATTCGGAAAAGAAGAAGCGGGCCAAGAAGAACGACGCCGCAAACAACGACACGTCGGAAGCCGACTCGTCGAAACCCGAAACAGCTTCCACGTAA